Within the candidate division KSB1 bacterium genome, the region AGGACACTTACATTGTAATGCACAGTGATGTCCAATTTCAGAGGAGGCTTGTCAAAATAGTTGCGTTTGTATTTTTTATGTTCATATAAATCTCGGTAAGTGACAATCCGAATATCATAATCCATTCCTGTATCAACATCTTTTATTGTCTGTCCTTTTTTAAGAGTGATCTTTGTTACATTGTATCCAGCTTTTTCAAGTGCGGAGGGGAGAAGTATTTCAGTTCCACAAGAGTCATTCTCTATTTGTAAAAGTTTTAAATCAAGTTCCTCCATATCGATACTGGCAGACGCAAGCAGACCATCCATAGCCAGCCCGGATATCTTTGGTTCCTCTTGAAAAATAACTACCTTGAACTGTTTTGGTTTTTCCTGAGAATGGATATTACCTATATAACAGAAAAAGAGTATTGCTAACGGAAGGGTGTTTAGGAAAGCTATAGATAGTTTCCTCACTAATTGGTTTTTGAGATTTTGAATAATCTGGTACCATGTTAAACTCCCAACTAAACCAGTAATTGAAAAATTGTAGTGTGAGGTTATGGAAAAGTCAAGGAAAACATTATTCAATGAATAATGATCAATTAACAATTAACAGTTGATTTTCCTTGATGGAACTGGTTTATTGGGCTCAGCTAGGTTTAGGAGCCTTAGTCAGGCGTAAAAACTTTCTATGAACCAAAAAGATAATTCCGGCATTTCGTCCTATTCTAGGATTTCAACTATTTTCTTTATAACTAACTTCGTTTTTGCTTTCCTGAGTTGACCTATTTTGTATAGAACAATACTCTTGTCAGCGGTAAAGATGCGATTAGGTCGAACGTTGCTTGCCTGTTTTAGAGAACCAGTCTCGAAGTCAGAATTCTCCAGAAGAATTGCATAAGAATCACGTACTTTTTGACTGGTTATTTGGCAAAGAATGAGGTCATCTCCGCTTAGCGCAGCGACTATCAGTGCAGGCCTTCTTTTGGCATGTGTTAGATCTGAGAAAGGAAATGGAATGACTACAACATCATCTTTCACAAATGTTGCCACGCTTCATCTTCCTCCGGACGTAGCCAGTCTTTTTTTAGCGAGGATTCGCTTGCAGTGGTGATTTGAAACTTATTCGTATCATTTTTATATTTTAAGAATTTGATGAAATCCAAAACTTCTTCGATAAGGTTTTCAGGTACTTGCTCGATCTCTCGTAGAAGGATTTCCTTTGGACTCATAAGTTAATACTCCTTTAATATTATTCTTAAGAACCAACCGCATGTAAAATACAAAGAAAAACAAGAAAAATCAAAAACAATTTTGGACACAGTTCAAATTTCAATGATCGATGATCAATTGATTATTCTTGATGAAACTGTTTTATCGTGCCCAACTATGATATGGGGACCTCTTTCGCGTCAGGTAGATGCATTGTTAGCTGCCGCAGTGCAACTGCAACCAATGCAGAGCCGCACTTATCGCTATGAATACATTCAAACTTGAACGGCTTTCTTGTTATTCGGATGGCTGTGATGTATGCAGAGCAGTCCATCGATCGAAAGGTCTTCATCAATCAATAGCCAATGAATTCCATATCCGGAAGGCGAAATCTCATATTTTTGTCTTTCATTCTCTGAAGCATTAGCCAATTTATCAGATGTAGATGAAAGTTTAAATTTGTGTTCTTGCCCGTCAATTTTGATTCTAATTTTGTTTCCCTTAAATTGGATATTTTCTATTTCAAGATGTTTCTTCATTTCTTGTATTTCTTCTGAAATTTATTTCATTCTTCTTCAATATGTTCAAAATATTCAAAGATAATTTTCTTAACCTGTCGTTTATCCTTGTTGTTCAAATTGTAACTGTAAGCTCCGTCGACATTAAAGGTATAAAAGAACCGATGCAAAGTTTTGGACAGATTAATTGCTAGCTAACAGATTTATTTAAACGGTGTTTAGGTCCAGGATTATAAATTGTACGCTTTGATTTATGTTCACGTTTCCGCAGAGCTTCAACCATTCTCTTGAGATCATTCCCATATTTCTCGGCATATTCTTTGCGATGGCGACGTACTTCTTCAACAATTGGATCTTCAATCATTCAAACTCCTCCCAGTTCATCTAGCGAACAAATTTGTGGACAAATAAGCCCAAAAGACTTAACAACTTCGGTTATAGTTGATTTCATTTCAGCATTGTTGATATGTTTAAAGTTCCAAGTAAGAAGATAATCAGCTCCCTGGGCAACCGCTATACCAATATGTAGTGCATCAGCTTCACTGCCAACTGGAATAGCACCTTTATTCAAAAGTAATTCTGCCAATTCTGTTGCTTCATCTGAAATAGCAAGGCTTGGTATGTCTTCAATAAACGCCAATCGACTTTGACCTTCCAAAGAATCGCCTCGGCTAATTTCTTCTTCTACCAATGCTGAAAGTCGTAGATCAAACCGTTGCACGATATTTATTCCACCAATCATGAGAAATTGCCTGTCGACCGGCAATCACTACATCTCGGCTTGGTCGAGATGCTAAATAACGATAACAGACGATTCAATGTAAACGACAGATTTCAATATTCAAATTCCGATAAGGACTCTTTTATCTAATTGTTATTAAAATTATCATTTTTTGTAATATACAAATTTAACAAACAATTTTGTAATTCGCAAAGAGATATTTAGTATGATTTTGTATGACATTTTGTTCAGAGTTTATGAATTTACTTTTGAATCCTTGTTTGGCTGGTAAATTAGATACTCCTTACTATTAGTTTAAACTAAAAAATGAACACACCTTTTTAACTTGCATCAAATATTTTCCATCCTTACATTTTTTTAACCTCATAAAAATGGAGATACCCATGAAAAAATTAGCTGCTTTAGTTGTAATGCTTCTTGCTGTGCCGGTTTTTAGCGGTTATGCCCAAAAAACAAAAACTGTCACCACCATCCCGGAAAAAACCAAAAACATGCAAAAGTATGAAGGCTATTTCACGTTTTACTGGGATGAAACAGAGGGTAAAATCTGGCTGGAGATAGACAAATGGGAGACTGAATTTTTATATGTTAATTCACTGCCGGTTGGATTAGGCTCAAACGATATCGGCCTGGACCGCGGACAACTCGGTGGACGACGCATTGTCAAATTTCAAAGAATCGGTCCCAAAGTATTGATGGTTCAGCCCAATTATTCTTATCGCGCGATCAGTGATGATGAAGATGAAAAGCTGGCGGTGGAACAAGCATTCGCCCAATCGATTATTTGGGGGTTTAAGGTCGAGGCTGTGGAAAAGAGCAACGTTCTTGTGGATGCTACCTCTTTTTATTTGCGCGATGCCCATAATGTCATCGGCCGTTTGAAAAATAGACGGCAAGGAAATTATAAGTTAGATCAATCTCGTTCAGCCATTTATCTACCTAGAACCAGGGCTTTTCCAAAAAATATCGAAGTGGAAGCAACCCTCACCTTCACTGGCGATTCGCCCGGTAACTGGCTTCGTTCAGTAACACCCACGGCACAATCTGCAACCGTTCGCCAGCATCACTCCTTCATCCAATTACCGGATGATAATTACAAGCCG harbors:
- a CDS encoding type II toxin-antitoxin system PemK/MazF family toxin, with translation MATFVKDDVVVIPFPFSDLTHAKRRPALIVAALSGDDLILCQITSQKVRDSYAILLENSDFETGSLKQASNVRPNRIFTADKSIVLYKIGQLRKAKTKLVIKKIVEILE
- a CDS encoding DUF2442 domain-containing protein, with product MKKHLEIENIQFKGNKIRIKIDGQEHKFKLSSTSDKLANASENERQKYEISPSGYGIHWLLIDEDLSIDGLLCIHHSHPNNKKAVQV
- a CDS encoding DUF2281 domain-containing protein, producing the protein MSPKEILLREIEQVPENLIEEVLDFIKFLKYKNDTNKFQITTASESSLKKDWLRPEEDEAWQHL